One region of Phragmites australis chromosome 18, lpPhrAust1.1, whole genome shotgun sequence genomic DNA includes:
- the LOC133898456 gene encoding RNA-binding protein L-like isoform X1, which yields MMPQPQPGVAPPPQPAPGAPPHWGAIPPPMPQPPQQQYAPPPQQQYAPPPQQHQVPPPPQMWGQAPPPPQAAYGQAPPPQAAYYGAPVPAAVSAPPTGPNEVRTLWIGDLQYWMDENYIYGCFASSGEVLSVKLIRDKQTAQLQGYGFIEFVSRAAAERVLQTYNGTMMPNVELPFRLNWASAGEKRDDSPDYTIFVGDLAADVTDYILQETFRVHYPSVKGAKVVTDKLTMRSKGYGFVKFGDPNEQARAMTEMNGMLCSSRPMRIGPAANKKTTGVQEKVPSAQGVQSDNDPNNTTIFVGGLDPNVTEDILRQVFMPYGEVVHVKIPVGKRCGFVQYATRSSAEEALVILQGTLIGGQNVRLSWGRSPSNKQTQPQQDSNQWAGANPGYYGYGQGYEAYGYAQPQSQDPNIYGYGAYTGYPNYQQQPVAQHPQQQQ from the exons ATGATGCCGCAGCCGCAGCCCGGCGTGGCCCCCCCTCCTCAGCCCGCTCCCGGCGCGCCTCCGCACTGGGGCGCCATCCCGCCGCCCATGCCCCAACCGCCGCAGCAGCAGTACGCGCCGCCTCCGCAGCAGCAGTACGCCCCGCCGCCCCAGCAGCACCAGgtgccgcccccgccgcagATGTGGGGCCAGGCGCCTCCGCCGCCCCAGGCCGCGTACGGCCAGGCGCCTCCGCCCCAGGCCGCGTACTACGGGGCGCCGGTTCCTGCGGCGGTGTCCGCGCCCCCCACCGGGCCCAACGAGGTTAGGACTCTCTGGATCGGGGATCTGCAGTACTGGATGGACGAGAACTACATCTACGGGTGCTTCGCATCCTCGGGGGAG GTACTATCTGTGAAGCTAATTCGTGACAAGCAGACTGCACAACTTCAGGGCTATGGTTTTATTGAATTTGTAAGCCGTGCTGCTGCCGAAAGAGTTCTTCAGACATACAATGGGACAATGATGCCAAATGTTGAGTTGCCATTCCGATTGAATTGGGCCTCTGCTGGTGAAAAACGTGATGACTCCCCTGATTATACAATCTTTGTTGGTGACTTGGCTGCTGATGTTACAGACTACATATTACAAGAGACATTCAGGGTACATTACCCTTCTGTGAAGGGTGCAAAAGTTGTTACAGACAAACTGACAATGCGCTCAAAGGGTTATGGCTTTGTGAAATTTGGTGATCCTAATGAGCAAGCTCGCGCAATGACTGAAATGAATGGGATGCTCTGTTCTTCAAGACCTATGCGTATTGGTCCAGCTGCAAATAAGAAAACTACTGGAGTTCAAGAGAAAG TACCAAGTGCTCAGGGAGTTCAGTCTGACAATGATCCTAACAATACCACC ATTTTTGTTGGTGGCCTTGACCCCAATGTCACTGAAGATATCTTGAGACAAGTTTTCATGCCTTATGGGGAAGTGGTCCATGTCAAGATCCCTGTTGGCAAAAGATGTGGTTTTGTTCAATATGCTACCAG ATCTTCTGCTGAGGAGGCATTGGTAATTCTGCAAGGTACCTTGATTGGAGGGCAGAATGTGAGGCTTTCATGGGGGCGCAGCCCGTCAAACAAACAAACTCAG CCTCAACAGGATTCCAATCAGTGGGCCGGGGCTAATCCTGGTTATTATGGCTACGGGCAAGGCTATGAGGCCTATGGGTATGCTCAACCTCAATCTCAGGACCCTAATATATATGGTTATGGAGCTTACACTGGCTATCCAAATTACCAACAGCAACCAGTAGCTCAGCAtccacagcagcagcag TGA
- the LOC133898456 gene encoding RNA-binding protein L-like isoform X2, whose translation MMPQPQPGVAPPPQPAPGAPPHWGAIPPPMPQPPQQQYAPPPQQQYAPPPQQHQVPPPPQMWGQAPPPPQAAYGQAPPPQAAYYGAPVPAAVSAPPTGPNEVRTLWIGDLQYWMDENYIYGCFASSGEVLSVKLIRDKQTAQLQGYGFIEFVSRAAAERVLQTYNGTMMPNVELPFRLNWASAGEKRDDSPDYTIFVGDLAADVTDYILQETFRVHYPSVKGAKVVTDKLTMRSKGYGFVKFGDPNEQARAMTEMNGMLCSSRPMRIGPAANKKTTGVQEKVPSAQGVQSDNDPNNTTIFVGGLDPNVTEDILRQVFMPYGEVVHVKIPVGKRCGFVQYATRYLDWRAECEAFMGAQPVKQTNSASTGFQSVGRG comes from the exons ATGATGCCGCAGCCGCAGCCCGGCGTGGCCCCCCCTCCTCAGCCCGCTCCCGGCGCGCCTCCGCACTGGGGCGCCATCCCGCCGCCCATGCCCCAACCGCCGCAGCAGCAGTACGCGCCGCCTCCGCAGCAGCAGTACGCCCCGCCGCCCCAGCAGCACCAGgtgccgcccccgccgcagATGTGGGGCCAGGCGCCTCCGCCGCCCCAGGCCGCGTACGGCCAGGCGCCTCCGCCCCAGGCCGCGTACTACGGGGCGCCGGTTCCTGCGGCGGTGTCCGCGCCCCCCACCGGGCCCAACGAGGTTAGGACTCTCTGGATCGGGGATCTGCAGTACTGGATGGACGAGAACTACATCTACGGGTGCTTCGCATCCTCGGGGGAG GTACTATCTGTGAAGCTAATTCGTGACAAGCAGACTGCACAACTTCAGGGCTATGGTTTTATTGAATTTGTAAGCCGTGCTGCTGCCGAAAGAGTTCTTCAGACATACAATGGGACAATGATGCCAAATGTTGAGTTGCCATTCCGATTGAATTGGGCCTCTGCTGGTGAAAAACGTGATGACTCCCCTGATTATACAATCTTTGTTGGTGACTTGGCTGCTGATGTTACAGACTACATATTACAAGAGACATTCAGGGTACATTACCCTTCTGTGAAGGGTGCAAAAGTTGTTACAGACAAACTGACAATGCGCTCAAAGGGTTATGGCTTTGTGAAATTTGGTGATCCTAATGAGCAAGCTCGCGCAATGACTGAAATGAATGGGATGCTCTGTTCTTCAAGACCTATGCGTATTGGTCCAGCTGCAAATAAGAAAACTACTGGAGTTCAAGAGAAAG TACCAAGTGCTCAGGGAGTTCAGTCTGACAATGATCCTAACAATACCACC ATTTTTGTTGGTGGCCTTGACCCCAATGTCACTGAAGATATCTTGAGACAAGTTTTCATGCCTTATGGGGAAGTGGTCCATGTCAAGATCCCTGTTGGCAAAAGATGTGGTTTTGTTCAATATGCTACCAG GTACCTTGATTGGAGGGCAGAATGTGAGGCTTTCATGGGGGCGCAGCCCGTCAAACAAACAAACTCAG CCTCAACAGGATTCCAATCAGTGGGCCGGGGCTAA